Proteins co-encoded in one Flavobacterium fluviale genomic window:
- the rlmB gene encoding 23S rRNA (guanosine(2251)-2'-O)-methyltransferase RlmB — MEKEHQIFGIRAIIEAIQAGKEVDKVFIQKEISGELMKDLMKVMKRANINFSYVPVEKLNRLTPNNHQGAVATISPIGFIDLEHLVESTIESGKKPLFLILDQISDARNFGAIIRTAECTGVNGIIVQKAGSAPVNGDTVKTSAGAVFNVPICKVEHIKDAIFYLQGSGIKTVAATEKTDQNIYDITLTDPLAIIMGSEDRGINPSVLKIVDEKAKLPMFGSIGSLNVSVACGAFLYEAVRQRS, encoded by the coding sequence ATGGAAAAAGAACATCAAATATTTGGCATTAGAGCCATCATAGAAGCAATTCAAGCAGGAAAAGAAGTAGATAAAGTCTTTATTCAGAAAGAGATTTCTGGTGAGTTAATGAAAGATTTAATGAAGGTAATGAAACGTGCCAACATTAACTTCTCTTATGTCCCTGTTGAAAAACTAAACCGTCTTACTCCTAATAATCATCAAGGTGCAGTTGCAACTATTTCTCCTATTGGTTTTATAGATTTAGAACATCTTGTTGAATCAACTATTGAATCTGGAAAAAAACCATTATTTTTAATATTAGATCAAATCTCTGATGCTAGAAATTTTGGTGCCATCATAAGAACAGCAGAATGCACAGGTGTAAATGGCATTATTGTACAGAAAGCTGGATCAGCCCCTGTAAATGGAGACACCGTAAAAACTTCTGCTGGTGCAGTATTTAATGTGCCCATTTGCAAAGTTGAACACATTAAAGATGCTATCTTTTATTTGCAAGGGTCTGGAATTAAAACAGTAGCTGCAACTGAAAAAACTGATCAAAATATTTATGATATCACGCTTACAGATCCCTTAGCAATAATCATGGGTTCTGAAGACAGAGGAATAAATCCGTCAGTCTTAAAGATTGTCGATGAAAAAGCAAAACTGCCAATGTTTGGTTCAATAGGATCTTTAAATGTTTCTGTTGCTTGCGGGGCATTTTTATACGAAGCCGTTCGCCAAAGAAGTTAA
- a CDS encoding DUF2490 domain-containing protein: MLSKSNPNQIITIIRCLFVVLMITNSYGQNTTYNQFWNEFQFNQTLSKKWSTEIDLGAAYSSTASSSNLFENTIQRSVRGWAHYYYSPRWKLSTFVAHYNNRDVPEIGQFESPEWRFALQGIYYFHKTGYTLSTRMRTEFRHMRNQDDDYENVFRYRQQIKYLQPINSKVLRKGVVYAVASDEIYFKSGAKVTGESFFDRNRLNIGAGYLFSDDIQIELCYANEYLPRNSGTQITNAASLTVSFNNLLRNIQKEIASKNDHHLKDEEE; the protein is encoded by the coding sequence ATGCTTTCAAAATCTAATCCAAATCAAATAATTACCATAATCCGATGCTTGTTTGTAGTCTTGATGATTACAAACAGCTACGGACAAAATACTACATATAATCAATTTTGGAATGAGTTTCAGTTTAATCAAACTCTAAGCAAAAAATGGTCGACCGAAATTGATTTAGGAGCAGCATATAGCAGTACTGCATCTTCATCAAATTTATTCGAAAATACAATACAAAGATCTGTAAGAGGCTGGGCACATTATTACTACTCCCCTAGATGGAAGCTTTCAACTTTCGTTGCGCATTACAACAACAGAGATGTTCCGGAAATTGGACAATTTGAATCTCCTGAATGGCGTTTTGCTCTTCAAGGGATTTACTATTTTCACAAAACAGGATATACTTTAAGTACGAGAATGCGAACAGAATTTCGTCATATGAGAAATCAGGACGATGATTATGAAAATGTATTCAGATACCGCCAGCAAATAAAATACCTGCAGCCTATAAATAGTAAAGTTTTAAGAAAGGGTGTTGTTTATGCTGTGGCTTCTGATGAAATTTATTTCAAGTCAGGAGCTAAAGTTACAGGAGAAAGTTTCTTTGATAGAAATAGACTAAACATTGGTGCTGGTTATTTATTTTCAGATGACATTCAAATTGAATTATGTTATGCCAACGAATATCTCCCAAGGAATAGCGGTACCCAAATAACCAATGCTGCTTCGCTTACAGTAAGCTTTAATAATCTTTTGAGAAATATTCAGAAGGAAATTGCCAGCAAGAATGATCATCATTTAAAAGATGAAGAAGAATGA
- a CDS encoding rhomboid family intramembrane serine protease, with protein sequence MSDTNFKFSNSVIGLPLFFVLFLWIIYWMQIRFDFDFYRYGIYPRDFLGLQGVLFSPFIHENLDHLYNNSIPLLILLAAIQFFYPKLTFGVIVYGILFSGVITWIVGRENFHIGASGLIYVLVSFIFFKGIQTKYYRLVALSLTVILLYGGMIWYVFPDVDQSISWEGHLAGLISGFVLTLFYRTPEYAKPIVYEWQRPDFDPSNDPFMKHFDEEGNFVNISHEEENQEYFSSSYPVNYIVVRKSELDSED encoded by the coding sequence ATGAGCGATACTAATTTTAAATTTTCAAATTCTGTAATTGGACTTCCTTTATTTTTTGTCCTTTTTTTATGGATTATTTATTGGATGCAGATTCGATTTGATTTTGATTTTTATCGATACGGAATTTATCCACGAGATTTTTTGGGATTGCAGGGTGTTTTGTTCAGTCCGTTTATTCATGAAAATTTAGACCATTTATATAATAACAGTATTCCGCTTTTAATCTTACTCGCAGCAATACAGTTTTTTTATCCAAAACTAACATTTGGAGTAATTGTTTATGGAATATTATTTTCTGGAGTAATTACGTGGATAGTTGGGCGAGAGAACTTTCATATCGGAGCCAGCGGTCTAATTTATGTTTTGGTAAGTTTTATTTTCTTTAAAGGAATTCAAACTAAATATTATAGATTAGTTGCTTTGTCTTTAACCGTAATTTTACTTTATGGCGGAATGATTTGGTATGTTTTTCCTGATGTTGATCAATCTATTTCTTGGGAAGGCCACTTGGCAGGTCTTATTAGTGGTTTTGTGTTGACATTATTCTACAGAACTCCAGAATATGCAAAACCAATTGTTTACGAGTGGCAGCGTCCAGATTTTGATCCCAGTAACGATCCTTTTATGAAACATTTTGATGAAGAAGGGAACTTTGTGAATATTTCACATGAAGAAGAGAATCAGGAATATTTTTCATCTAGTTATCCTGTTAATTATATTGTGGTACGAAAATCAGAATTAGATTCTGAAGATTGA
- a CDS encoding replication-associated recombination protein A, with protein sequence MEAPLAERIRPQQLEDYISQHHLVGPTGSLTQQISKGIIPSLIFWGPPGTGKTTLAQIIAQESKRPFYILSAINSGVKDIRDVIEKAKQSGGLFTAKNPILFIDEIHRFSKSQQDSLLAAVEKGWITLIGATTENPSFEVIPALLSRCQVYILNAFTKADLEALLQRAMKTDTYLLTKNINLKETEALLRLSGGDGRKLLNIFELVINASAGDEILITNDRVLELVQQNTVLYDKTGEQHYDIISAFIKSIRGSDPNGAVYWLARMIEGGEDVKFIARRMLILSSEDIGNANPTAFIMANNTFQAVTTIGYPESRIILSQCAIYLATSPKSNASYMAIGNAQQLVKQTGDLPVPIHLRNAPTKLMKELGYGDDYKYSHDYANNFAEQEFLPDAIKETVLYNPGSNSRENSNREFLKNRWKDKYGY encoded by the coding sequence ATGGAAGCACCTTTAGCAGAACGCATTCGCCCGCAGCAATTAGAAGATTATATTAGCCAGCATCATTTGGTTGGTCCGACTGGTTCTTTAACACAGCAAATTTCAAAAGGAATAATTCCTTCTTTGATTTTTTGGGGACCTCCAGGCACAGGAAAAACAACCTTAGCACAAATTATAGCACAAGAATCAAAAAGACCATTTTACATTTTAAGTGCTATAAATTCTGGAGTAAAGGATATACGCGATGTTATAGAAAAAGCAAAACAGAGCGGTGGATTGTTTACAGCCAAAAATCCGATTCTTTTTATTGATGAGATTCACAGATTTAGTAAATCACAACAAGATTCACTTTTAGCAGCTGTCGAAAAAGGCTGGATAACTTTAATTGGAGCTACGACAGAGAATCCAAGTTTTGAGGTGATTCCTGCACTATTGTCACGTTGTCAAGTTTACATACTAAATGCTTTCACAAAAGCCGATTTAGAAGCATTATTACAGCGTGCAATGAAAACCGACACCTATTTGCTGACAAAAAATATAAATCTTAAGGAAACTGAAGCTTTATTACGCCTTTCTGGCGGTGACGGAAGAAAATTGCTAAATATTTTTGAATTGGTAATTAATGCATCTGCAGGTGACGAGATACTAATTACCAACGATCGCGTGTTAGAATTGGTACAGCAGAACACTGTTCTCTACGATAAAACAGGCGAACAGCATTACGATATAATTTCTGCTTTTATAAAATCAATTCGCGGGAGCGATCCAAATGGTGCTGTATATTGGCTGGCGCGAATGATTGAAGGCGGCGAAGACGTTAAATTTATTGCCAGAAGAATGCTTATATTATCGAGCGAGGATATTGGCAATGCCAATCCGACAGCTTTTATTATGGCCAACAATACTTTTCAGGCCGTTACCACTATTGGGTATCCTGAAAGCCGAATTATTTTAAGCCAATGTGCTATTTATCTTGCGACATCTCCTAAAAGCAATGCCTCTTATATGGCAATTGGCAATGCGCAGCAATTGGTAAAGCAAACTGGAGATTTACCAGTTCCAATTCATTTGCGAAATGCACCAACCAAATTAATGAAAGAATTAGGTTATGGCGACGACTACAAATATTCTCATGATTATGCTAATAATTTTGCAGAGCAAGAATTCTTGCCAGATGCTATAAAAGAAACGGTTCTTTATAATCCTGGAAGCAATTCTAGAGAGAACAGCAACCGAGAATTTTTAAAGAACCGTTGGAAAGATAAATACGGCTATTGA
- a CDS encoding YjjG family noncanonical pyrimidine nucleotidase translates to MNTNITDIFFDLDHTLWDFDKNSEMAFNRIFREKYTEISTEDFIKNYIPINQECWRLYQNDKITHQELRYNRLKFSFDALNYVISEENIFEIANDYIEFLTDNNYLFDGALEVLEYLKPKYKLHIITNGFANVQEKKIKNASLGGYFSTITNSELAGVKKPNSIIFDYALNLANTAKENSIMIGDDFEADVTGALNAGLDAIFFNEKKLDISGNYKQINHLLELKKYL, encoded by the coding sequence ATGAATACCAATATTACAGACATTTTTTTTGATTTAGATCACACTCTTTGGGATTTTGATAAAAATTCAGAAATGGCTTTCAATCGTATTTTTAGAGAAAAATATACAGAAATCAGCACTGAAGATTTTATTAAAAATTACATACCTATAAACCAAGAATGCTGGCGATTATATCAAAACGATAAAATTACGCATCAGGAATTGCGTTACAATCGTTTGAAGTTTTCTTTTGATGCTTTGAACTATGTGATTTCCGAAGAAAATATCTTTGAAATTGCCAATGATTATATCGAGTTTCTGACCGATAATAATTATCTTTTCGACGGCGCTTTAGAAGTTTTGGAGTATTTAAAACCTAAATATAAACTTCATATTATTACTAATGGCTTTGCAAATGTTCAGGAAAAGAAAATAAAAAATGCTTCTCTAGGAGGTTATTTTTCTACGATTACAAATTCTGAGTTGGCTGGCGTTAAGAAACCAAATAGTATTATATTTGATTATGCATTAAATCTTGCTAATACGGCAAAGGAAAACAGCATCATGATCGGAGACGACTTTGAAGCTGATGTTACTGGTGCTTTAAACGCTGGCCTAGATGCTATTTTTTTCAATGAAAAAAAACTGGATATTTCTGGAAATTATAAACAAATTAACCATTTATTAGAACTAAAAAAATATTTATAA
- the radC gene encoding RadC family protein has protein sequence MEKSNFPITDWSEDDKPREKLMLKGKEALSDAELIAILIGSGSRNESAVSLSKRILSSAGNLNALGKLSISSLMQFKGVGEAKAISIVAALELGRRQRSEDALIFKKISSSKAVFEIMQPIIGQLPHEEFWILFLNNSNSVISKSQLSKGGITGTVVDVRLVFKLAMENGATALILCHNHPSGNLTPSEADKQITKKIKQAGESLDVKVLDHLIITESKYYSFVDEGIF, from the coding sequence ATGGAAAAATCTAATTTTCCAATCACGGACTGGTCCGAAGATGATAAGCCTCGCGAGAAATTAATGTTGAAAGGAAAGGAAGCATTAAGTGATGCCGAATTAATTGCAATCTTAATTGGTTCGGGAAGTCGAAATGAATCTGCAGTTTCTTTAAGTAAGCGAATTTTATCAAGTGCAGGAAATCTTAATGCTTTAGGAAAATTGTCTATTTCAAGTTTAATGCAATTTAAAGGAGTAGGTGAGGCAAAAGCAATTTCTATAGTTGCTGCATTAGAATTGGGCAGAAGACAAAGAAGTGAAGATGCGCTAATATTCAAAAAAATATCTTCTAGTAAAGCTGTTTTCGAGATAATGCAGCCAATTATTGGACAACTTCCTCATGAAGAATTTTGGATCCTTTTTCTTAATAATTCTAATAGTGTTATTTCAAAGTCTCAATTGAGTAAAGGAGGTATTACAGGAACTGTTGTAGATGTTAGATTGGTTTTTAAATTAGCAATGGAAAACGGTGCTACAGCTTTGATTTTGTGTCATAATCATCCATCAGGAAATCTGACTCCCAGTGAGGCTGATAAGCAAATTACAAAGAAAATTAAGCAGGCCGGAGAAAGTCTAGATGTTAAAGTTTTAGATCATTTGATTATTACTGAATCAAAATATTATAGTTTTGTAGATGAAGGAATTTTTTAA
- a CDS encoding DUF1287 domain-containing protein: protein MKSLSITIFLLLFVSCQQKETKSLALSNQNLPTDFPERLSQAAISIIDPSVDYDPSYFKIEYPNGDVPKGKGVCTDVIIRSYRILGIDLQKEVHEDMVANFSLYPNLKKWGMSKTDTNIDHRRVPNLEVFFERKGTKLPVTQNAKDYKTGDLVTWMINDKLPHIGIVTSKKSSDGKRNLIVHNVGGGQVLEDCLFDYTIVGHFKYDNLN, encoded by the coding sequence ATGAAATCATTATCTATTACAATTTTCTTGCTACTCTTTGTTTCTTGTCAGCAAAAAGAAACCAAAAGCCTGGCACTTTCCAACCAAAATCTGCCCACAGATTTTCCCGAAAGATTGTCGCAAGCTGCAATTTCTATAATAGATCCTTCAGTAGATTATGATCCGTCTTATTTTAAAATTGAATATCCAAATGGTGATGTCCCAAAAGGCAAAGGAGTCTGTACCGATGTAATAATTCGTTCTTACCGAATATTAGGTATCGATTTGCAAAAGGAAGTTCATGAAGATATGGTGGCTAATTTTTCTCTTTATCCAAATCTTAAAAAATGGGGAATGTCAAAAACTGACACCAATATTGATCATAGAAGAGTTCCAAATCTAGAAGTTTTTTTTGAACGAAAAGGCACAAAATTGCCAGTTACGCAAAATGCAAAAGATTACAAAACTGGTGACCTTGTTACTTGGATGATAAACGATAAATTGCCGCACATTGGAATTGTAACCAGCAAAAAATCCTCAGATGGAAAACGAAATCTTATCGTACATAATGTTGGAGGCGGACAAGTTTTGGAAGACTGCCTGTTTGATTATACAATTGTGGGACATTTTAAATATGATAATTTGAATTAG